A portion of the Actomonas aquatica genome contains these proteins:
- a CDS encoding YgiQ family radical SAM protein has product MLRGHITVMSQGPQSNKVYSHEPVWDPGRWLPTTREEVEARGWDYIDVIIVSGDAYVDHPAFGTAVIGRMLEAEGLRVAIISQPNWRDDLRDFKKLGAPRMFFGVTAGCMDSMVNRYTAAKKLRSEDAYTPGGEHGFRPDYATVTYSRILKDLYPDVPVMIGGIEASLRRVTHFDYWSEELKPSILADSGADLLVYGMGEMPLKETVRLLKRGVPFSSLGTIPQTAVLLPPGEAPPKNKNWDDFELHSHEACLEDRERYAKNFKDIETESNRVKARRLFQQIGDRTLVVNPPFPTMNEEQIDRAFDLPYTRLPHPKYRKRGPIPAYEMIKHSINMHRGCFGGCSFCTISAHQGKFVASRSKESILKEVESIKQMPDFRGTISDLGGPSGNMYKMKGKQQWICDECVRPSCIWPDVCRNLDTDHTPLLEIYEAVRETEGVNHAYVASGIRYDLFLHDKGTTPEVKASHEKYIEELAAHHVPGRIKVAPEHTSDHVLRVMRKPSFNLFYKFKEKFEKAGEKAGKKKQPVIPYFISSHPGSRPEDMAELALKTKDLGFRLEQVQDFTPTPMTVATEIYATGMHPYNGEELSVARSPEDKQTQRSFFFWYKPEMKKALRSSMKRLGLDGLAKRLLDDKQVTEDVTPPPHIAPCGMKVPASAKATAGKGPQTGARLAAATKGAKRPVDPKRKAKPTEKPEAKGKAASKPAPKPKAFQKFFKKR; this is encoded by the coding sequence ATGTTGCGCGGTCACATCACCGTCATGAGCCAAGGTCCGCAGTCCAACAAAGTCTACTCGCACGAGCCCGTCTGGGACCCGGGGCGCTGGCTGCCGACCACGCGCGAAGAGGTCGAGGCGCGGGGCTGGGACTACATCGATGTGATCATCGTGTCGGGCGACGCCTATGTTGACCACCCGGCTTTCGGCACCGCGGTGATCGGTCGCATGCTCGAGGCGGAGGGTTTGCGCGTGGCGATCATTTCGCAGCCGAACTGGCGCGACGATCTGCGCGATTTCAAAAAACTCGGCGCCCCGCGCATGTTCTTCGGCGTGACGGCTGGGTGCATGGACTCGATGGTCAATCGCTACACCGCGGCGAAGAAGCTGCGCAGCGAGGACGCCTACACGCCGGGCGGCGAGCACGGCTTCCGCCCCGACTACGCGACGGTCACCTACTCGCGCATCCTGAAGGACCTGTATCCGGACGTGCCGGTGATGATCGGTGGCATCGAGGCCAGCCTGCGCCGCGTGACGCATTTTGATTATTGGTCGGAGGAGCTGAAGCCCAGCATCCTGGCCGACAGCGGCGCCGATCTGCTGGTTTACGGCATGGGCGAAATGCCGCTCAAAGAGACCGTGCGCCTGCTCAAGCGCGGCGTGCCGTTCTCCTCGCTCGGCACGATTCCGCAGACGGCCGTGTTGCTGCCGCCGGGCGAGGCGCCGCCCAAGAACAAGAATTGGGACGACTTCGAACTGCACAGCCACGAGGCCTGCCTCGAAGACCGCGAGCGTTACGCCAAAAACTTTAAGGACATCGAAACCGAGTCCAACCGCGTGAAGGCGCGCCGCCTGTTTCAACAGATCGGCGACCGCACCCTGGTGGTGAATCCGCCGTTCCCGACGATGAACGAGGAGCAGATCGATCGCGCCTTCGATCTGCCTTACACGCGCCTGCCGCATCCCAAATATCGCAAGCGTGGACCGATCCCGGCCTACGAGATGATCAAGCACTCGATCAACATGCACCGTGGGTGTTTTGGCGGGTGCAGCTTCTGCACGATCTCGGCGCACCAAGGGAAGTTCGTCGCGTCGCGTTCGAAGGAATCGATTTTGAAAGAGGTCGAGTCGATCAAGCAGATGCCCGATTTTCGCGGCACGATCAGCGACCTCGGGGGCCCGTCGGGCAACATGTATAAGATGAAGGGCAAGCAGCAGTGGATCTGCGACGAGTGCGTGCGTCCCAGCTGCATCTGGCCCGATGTTTGCCGCAACCTCGACACCGATCACACGCCCTTGCTCGAGATCTACGAAGCGGTGCGTGAAACCGAAGGCGTGAACCACGCTTACGTGGCCAGCGGCATCCGTTACGATCTCTTCCTGCATGACAAGGGCACCACGCCGGAGGTGAAGGCGAGCCACGAGAAATACATCGAGGAACTCGCCGCCCACCACGTGCCGGGTCGCATCAAAGTCGCGCCCGAACACACCAGCGATCACGTGCTGCGCGTCATGCGCAAACCGAGCTTCAACCTCTTCTACAAGTTTAAGGAGAAGTTCGAGAAAGCCGGCGAGAAGGCGGGCAAAAAGAAACAGCCGGTCATCCCGTATTTCATCAGTTCCCACCCTGGCTCACGGCCGGAGGACATGGCCGAGCTCGCGCTCAAAACCAAGGACCTCGGGTTCCGGCTCGAGCAGGTGCAGGACTTCACGCCGACGCCGATGACGGTCGCGACGGAGATCTACGCCACGGGCATGCACCCCTATAACGGCGAGGAGCTGAGCGTCGCGCGTTCGCCCGAGGACAAGCAGACGCAGCGCAGCTTCTTCTTCTGGTATAAGCCGGAGATGAAAAAGGCGCTGCGCAGCTCGATGAAGCGCCTCGGTCTGGATGGCCTGGCCAAGCGACTCCTCGACGACAAACAGGTCACCGAAGACGTTACGCCGCCGCCGCACATCGCCCCGTGCGGCATGAAGGTCCCGGCCTCCGCCAAGGCAACGGCGGGCAAAGGCCCGCAGACCGGAGCACGTTTGGCGGCCGCGACGAAAGGCGCGAAGCGTCCGGTTGATCCGAAGCGCAAAGCCAAGCCGACCGAAAAGCCCGAAGCGAAGGGCAAGGCGGCGTCCAAGCCGGCGCCCAAACCGAAAGCCTTCCAGAAGTTCTTCAAGAAGCGGTGA
- a CDS encoding lipocalin-like domain-containing protein has product MRRLLIFLCTITLSYGQLPPLPDPFPATTPEGYALPQPGHTFSFPRDHGSHPDFRIEWWYLTGHLQVDGTDRFGFQATFFRSAGAPPAQRFDEPDTAFGMDQLHLAHMAVIDLKTGEFRHQEKLHRAGWDAGAATDRLDVFQGNWSLRMTTPDVMELHGGVGAEVSFTLRLAAAKPLVVFGENSLSRKGAEPSAASYYLTYTRLDATGDLTLQGQTLAVTGSAWMDHEISSSQLGRGQVGWDWVSIQFSDARELMLYRLRLADGRSDPASKLTWIAKDGTLTKAPFTWKVLTTWTSPHTGATYPAKVEITTNDPATGEATTLIVTPRVDDQELPGTLGGIAYWEGACLIYDPAGNRLGRAYMELTGYTEALEF; this is encoded by the coding sequence ATGCGCCGACTTCTGATCTTTCTCTGCACGATCACGCTCAGCTACGGCCAGTTGCCGCCGCTGCCTGATCCCTTTCCCGCCACCACGCCGGAAGGTTACGCCCTGCCCCAACCGGGCCATACCTTCAGCTTCCCGCGCGACCACGGCTCTCATCCCGACTTCCGCATCGAGTGGTGGTATCTCACCGGCCACCTGCAGGTCGACGGCACCGATCGCTTCGGCTTCCAAGCCACCTTCTTCCGCTCCGCCGGCGCCCCGCCTGCCCAGCGTTTCGACGAACCCGATACCGCCTTCGGCATGGATCAGCTCCACCTCGCGCACATGGCGGTGATCGACCTGAAAACCGGCGAGTTCCGCCATCAGGAAAAACTGCACCGCGCCGGCTGGGACGCCGGAGCAGCCACCGACCGCCTCGACGTGTTTCAGGGCAACTGGTCGCTGCGCATGACCACCCCCGATGTCATGGAATTGCACGGCGGCGTCGGTGCCGAGGTCAGCTTCACCCTCCGCCTCGCCGCCGCCAAACCGCTCGTGGTCTTCGGCGAAAACAGCCTCTCGCGCAAAGGCGCCGAACCCTCGGCGGCGAGTTACTACCTCACCTACACCCGCCTCGACGCCACCGGCGACCTCACCCTGCAGGGGCAAACCTTGGCGGTGACCGGCTCGGCGTGGATGGACCACGAAATCAGCAGCAGCCAACTCGGTCGCGGTCAGGTCGGTTGGGATTGGGTGAGTATCCAATTTTCGGATGCGCGCGAGCTGATGCTCTACCGCCTGCGCCTCGCCGACGGTCGCTCCGACCCGGCCTCCAAGCTCACTTGGATCGCGAAAGACGGCACCCTCACCAAGGCGCCGTTTACTTGGAAGGTGCTCACCACCTGGACCAGCCCCCACACCGGCGCGACGTATCCGGCGAAGGTGGAAATCACCACCAACGACCCGGCCACCGGAGAGGCCACCACGCTCATCGTCACCCCGCGAGTGGACGACCAGGAGCTCCCCGGCACCCTCGGTGGCATCGCCTACTGGGAAGGCGCCTGCCTCATCTACGACCCCGCCGGCAACCGCCTCGGCCGCGCCTACATGGAACTCACCGGCTACACCGAAGCCCTGGAGTTCTGA
- a CDS encoding ABC transporter permease, with protein sequence MRTITPTAVWPLLLRRFAARHWLLAPGGSALLVLILALGVAVFVSVRLANRAAVSSFSHFTDTLTGESDWIIRAPAGDLPVSVLSELRQQLGSAPVHLIPVVETTAAPADPAPGQPPLFRLLGIDLVSLANLDFQQEIGAGFFQSDTDPEAGFWDLFRQGPRAWASPAAGIQPGDTVTLIINGEPRALPIAGLIPSAAERPQPPAELLILDLPHLQQLAGRNGRLDRIEFVVEPGFNASARRAELGRQLQAWSSDGTRWVVDTPGSSRETAATMTEAFRLNLTILSLIALVVGLYLIFQALDGAVTRRRGEIATLRSLGVSPASIQRAWLVEAALLGLVGGALGLLLGWAGAQVSVRAVGETVNALYFTTTVQAAHLTTTETLIGLLLGLVAALVAGWAPARSAARTPPAQVLVRAGEADPGPRLLRHWPAALCLLVLAAALTRLPPVHLGPGVRFPLAGYAAAFLGILGMGVVSAACLPRIGAWLRRLRPDSPSLAVGASQLRRPSGRHRLAVAALLAAFAMSGGMASMVASFETTVRGWIEQSLRADLYISSQGSRSASTDARIAEPVWRALLHHPAVREGNVLAGDRIELNGLRTTLTATDLATAVYRNHASWVQPPTDEAIWDRTRNADLALVSESFTERFQLRRGDTVLLPTPAGPQSLRIAGVYADYGNEQGSLMIDRAHYVAWFGETAVANVALNLREGFAAEAVRAELMAAHPGLLIYTNSNLRAEVLRVFRQTFAITYALEIIAVIVALIGLALTLISVLWERRDELATLRAIGFTRPQIARATATEGGAIALAAAAGGTVLSLALGWLLITVINKQSFGWTLQSDWPWFSLAGFAAAVIGFGALVGYGVGHWAANLPSDREEA encoded by the coding sequence ATGCGCACCATCACCCCCACCGCTGTCTGGCCGCTGTTGCTGCGCCGCTTCGCCGCCCGCCACTGGCTGCTCGCGCCCGGCGGCTCCGCGTTGTTGGTGCTCATCCTCGCCCTCGGTGTCGCCGTGTTCGTGTCCGTGCGCCTCGCCAACCGCGCCGCCGTATCGTCGTTCTCCCATTTCACCGACACCCTCACCGGCGAGTCCGACTGGATCATCCGCGCCCCCGCCGGCGATCTGCCCGTCTCCGTCCTCAGTGAACTCCGCCAGCAACTCGGCTCCGCTCCCGTCCACCTTATCCCGGTGGTCGAAACCACCGCCGCCCCCGCCGACCCCGCCCCCGGCCAGCCACCGCTCTTCCGCCTGCTCGGCATCGACCTCGTCAGCCTCGCCAACCTCGATTTCCAACAAGAAATCGGCGCCGGCTTCTTCCAAAGTGACACCGATCCCGAGGCCGGTTTCTGGGACCTCTTCCGCCAAGGCCCGCGCGCCTGGGCCAGCCCCGCCGCCGGTATCCAGCCCGGCGATACGGTCACCCTCATCATCAACGGTGAGCCCCGCGCCCTGCCCATCGCCGGCCTCATCCCATCCGCCGCGGAACGCCCCCAACCGCCCGCCGAGCTTCTCATCCTCGACCTGCCCCACCTGCAGCAACTCGCCGGCCGCAACGGTCGCCTCGATCGCATCGAGTTTGTGGTCGAACCGGGTTTCAACGCCAGCGCCCGCCGCGCCGAGCTCGGTCGCCAGCTGCAGGCGTGGAGCTCCGACGGCACCCGTTGGGTCGTCGACACGCCCGGCAGCTCGCGCGAGACCGCCGCCACCATGACCGAGGCCTTTCGCCTCAACCTCACCATCCTTTCCCTCATCGCCCTCGTTGTGGGCCTCTACCTCATCTTCCAAGCCCTCGATGGCGCGGTCACGCGTCGCCGCGGGGAGATCGCCACCTTGCGCAGCCTCGGCGTGAGCCCCGCCAGCATTCAACGCGCCTGGCTGGTCGAAGCTGCCTTGCTCGGACTCGTCGGCGGCGCGCTGGGTCTGCTGCTGGGCTGGGCCGGGGCCCAAGTCTCCGTGCGGGCCGTCGGCGAGACGGTTAACGCGCTCTACTTCACCACCACGGTGCAGGCCGCTCACCTCACCACGACCGAAACCCTCATCGGCTTGCTGCTCGGTTTGGTTGCCGCCCTTGTCGCCGGTTGGGCCCCGGCCCGTTCCGCCGCTCGCACGCCTCCCGCGCAGGTGCTAGTGCGCGCCGGCGAAGCCGATCCCGGGCCGCGCCTGCTGCGCCATTGGCCGGCCGCCCTCTGTTTGCTCGTGCTCGCCGCCGCGCTCACCCGCCTGCCGCCCGTGCACCTCGGCCCCGGGGTGCGTTTCCCGCTGGCCGGTTACGCCGCCGCCTTTCTCGGCATCCTCGGCATGGGCGTCGTATCCGCCGCCTGCCTACCGCGCATCGGCGCCTGGCTGCGTCGTCTGCGACCCGACAGCCCCAGCCTCGCCGTGGGTGCCAGCCAACTGCGCCGCCCCTCCGGTCGCCATCGCCTCGCCGTCGCCGCGCTGCTCGCCGCCTTCGCCATGAGCGGCGGTATGGCCAGCATGGTCGCCAGTTTCGAAACCACCGTGCGCGGCTGGATCGAACAATCCCTGCGCGCCGACCTCTACATTTCCAGCCAAGGCAGTCGCTCCGCGTCCACCGACGCCCGCATCGCCGAGCCGGTGTGGCGCGCTCTGCTCCACCACCCCGCCGTGCGCGAAGGCAACGTGCTCGCCGGCGACCGCATCGAGCTCAACGGCCTGCGCACCACCCTCACCGCCACCGACCTCGCCACCGCCGTTTACCGCAACCACGCCTCGTGGGTCCAGCCGCCGACCGATGAGGCCATCTGGGACCGCACGCGTAACGCCGACTTGGCTTTGGTCAGCGAGAGTTTCACCGAACGTTTTCAACTGCGCCGCGGCGACACCGTGCTCCTGCCCACGCCCGCCGGACCGCAGTCGCTGCGCATCGCCGGCGTTTATGCCGACTACGGCAACGAACAGGGTTCGCTCATGATCGACCGCGCCCACTACGTCGCGTGGTTTGGCGAAACCGCCGTCGCCAACGTCGCCCTCAATCTCCGCGAGGGTTTTGCCGCCGAGGCCGTGCGCGCCGAACTTATGGCCGCCCACCCGGGCTTGCTCATCTACACCAACAGTAACCTGCGCGCGGAGGTGCTGCGGGTCTTCCGCCAAACCTTCGCCATCACCTACGCCCTCGAGATCATCGCCGTGATCGTCGCCCTCATCGGCCTCGCCCTCACGCTCATCAGCGTGCTCTGGGAGCGCCGCGACGAACTCGCCACCTTGCGCGCGATCGGCTTCACCCGCCCGCAAATCGCCCGCGCTACTGCTACCGAGGGCGGTGCCATCGCGCTCGCCGCCGCCGCCGGCGGCACCGTGCTCAGCCTCGCCCTGGGTTGGCTGCTCATCACCGTGATCAACAAACAGTCCTTCGGCTGGACCCTGCAGAGCGACTGGCCGTGGTTCAGCCTCGCCGGCTTCGCCGCCGCCGTCATCGGTTTTGGCGCACTTGTCGGCTACGGCGTCGGCCACTGGGCCGCCAACCTGCCGTCAGATCGGGAGGAAGCATGA
- a CDS encoding ABC transporter ATP-binding protein gives MPASPSAPVLTCHGLRKTYGPRTVLDGIDLSVTAGERLALTGPSGSGKTTLLNCLGGVDRADAGTITLAGHALDQLSESALALLRREQIGTVFQFFHLLPTLSVAENIELPLQLLGAPAADRRPRVADLIERVGLTHRADARPGQLSGGEQQRAAIARALVHQPAVLLADEPTGNLDSANGERILALLRELTDATSTALVLVTHSEEAAAICHRRIHLLDGRIERTTTAA, from the coding sequence ATGCCCGCGTCCCCCTCCGCCCCGGTTCTCACCTGCCACGGCCTGCGCAAGACCTATGGTCCGCGCACCGTCCTCGACGGCATCGACCTGAGCGTGACCGCCGGCGAACGCCTCGCCCTCACCGGCCCGTCCGGCAGCGGCAAAACCACGTTGCTCAACTGCCTCGGCGGCGTCGACCGCGCCGACGCCGGCACCATCACCCTCGCCGGCCACGCCCTCGACCAGCTTTCCGAGTCCGCCCTCGCGCTCCTTCGCCGCGAACAAATCGGCACCGTCTTCCAGTTTTTCCACCTGCTGCCCACCCTCTCCGTCGCCGAAAATATCGAGCTGCCCCTCCAGCTTCTCGGCGCGCCCGCCGCCGATCGCCGCCCCCGCGTCGCCGACCTCATTGAGCGCGTCGGCCTCACCCACCGCGCCGACGCCCGCCCGGGCCAACTCTCCGGCGGCGAACAACAACGCGCCGCCATCGCCCGCGCCCTCGTCCACCAACCCGCCGTCCTCCTCGCCGACGAACCGACCGGCAACCTCGATTCCGCCAACGGTGAACGCATCCTCGCCCTTCTCCGCGAGCTGACTGACGCCACCTCCACCGCCCTCGTGCTGGTCACCCACAGCGAGGAGGCCGCCGCCATCTGCCACCGTCGCATCCACCTGCTCGACGGCCGTATCGAGCGCACCACTACGGCCGCCTGA
- a CDS encoding ABC transporter permease, which produces MLQDLRFALRMLTKHRWFSAAIIATLALGIGINSTVFTLVNAVLFKPVPVAGGDRLVTVLLQNTEDPSQRRAVSWPEFQELRAANHTFEALEAINDVRAVISETDLPPERTNFAWVSSGLFATIGQPPLLGRSFNAADSAAGAEIVLMLSHDLWQNRYGGDRAVIGRTVRLDGHPATIVGVMPPGFRFPNQEELWAPLRPTPAIDKRDNRSLMLYGVRQPGVSIAEANADLNVIMGRLATEFPDTNKNLGAVVRSFHETYNGGPIKVIFLMMLGAVGFVLLIACANVANMMLARAISRGREIAVRAAVGASRRQLIRQLLIESVLLSVIGGLLGFAFTGLGVSLFDEATTNVGRPYWIQFELDWVAVGYFAAITIASGIIFGLAPALRSSRVDLSTAIKDGSPGAGSGRNRLSGALVIMQFALTVVLLAGAGAMIRSLFLAQELNAFVQPDTLLTARVQLPERESERYEQPDARRQFVDTLLPQLRALPGVTAAAVTNAFPGMDHHQRVIEIEGRPQPADATAKLEGTIVVASPDYLRVINLPLLRGREFNETDGQPGSEATVITQSFAQRHWPDADPIGQRFRFIEPQDNEPQPWMTVVGVSGDLEQNPTNADAPPAFFISYRQQPWGWAGLIVRTHTDPAALALPVRSTVQAIDADLPLFQVQPFVVGLDRSIWFLRVFGTVFSVFAATGLLMAAVGIYGVIAHQTARRTREIGIRMALGATTTNIARLVLGRGLGQLAIGLIVGLAGAFGATKLLASAGVLIGTGATDPVLFGAVTSVLVLVGLSACWLPARRATKVAPTEALRTE; this is translated from the coding sequence ATGCTCCAAGACCTCCGCTTCGCCCTGCGCATGCTCACCAAGCACCGCTGGTTCTCCGCCGCGATCATCGCCACCCTCGCGCTCGGCATCGGCATCAACTCCACCGTCTTCACCCTCGTTAACGCCGTCCTCTTTAAACCGGTGCCCGTCGCCGGCGGCGATCGCCTCGTCACCGTCCTCCTCCAAAACACCGAGGACCCCAGCCAGCGCCGCGCCGTTTCCTGGCCCGAATTCCAAGAGCTGCGGGCCGCCAACCACACCTTCGAGGCCCTCGAGGCCATCAACGATGTGCGCGCGGTCATCTCCGAAACCGACCTGCCGCCAGAGCGCACCAACTTCGCCTGGGTCTCCTCCGGCCTCTTCGCCACGATCGGCCAACCGCCCCTCCTCGGCCGCAGTTTCAACGCCGCCGACAGCGCGGCCGGCGCCGAGATCGTGCTCATGCTCTCCCACGACCTCTGGCAAAACCGCTACGGCGGCGACCGTGCCGTCATCGGCCGCACCGTCCGCCTCGATGGCCATCCCGCCACCATCGTCGGCGTCATGCCGCCGGGTTTCCGTTTCCCCAACCAGGAGGAGCTCTGGGCCCCGCTCCGCCCGACCCCGGCCATCGACAAACGCGACAACCGCTCGCTCATGCTCTACGGCGTCCGCCAACCCGGCGTGTCCATCGCCGAGGCCAACGCCGACCTCAATGTCATCATGGGTCGCCTCGCCACCGAATTCCCCGACACCAATAAAAACCTCGGCGCCGTCGTGCGCTCCTTCCACGAGACCTACAACGGTGGCCCCATCAAGGTCATCTTCCTCATGATGCTCGGCGCCGTCGGTTTTGTCCTGCTCATCGCCTGCGCCAACGTCGCCAACATGATGCTCGCCCGCGCCATCAGCCGCGGCCGTGAGATCGCCGTGCGCGCCGCCGTCGGTGCCTCCCGTCGCCAACTCATCCGCCAACTCCTCATCGAGAGCGTGCTGCTCAGCGTCATCGGCGGACTGCTCGGTTTCGCCTTCACCGGTCTCGGCGTCTCCCTCTTCGACGAGGCCACCACCAACGTCGGCCGCCCTTACTGGATTCAGTTCGAGTTGGACTGGGTCGCCGTCGGTTACTTCGCCGCCATCACCATCGCCAGCGGCATCATCTTCGGCCTCGCCCCCGCCCTGCGCTCCTCCCGCGTCGACCTTTCCACCGCCATCAAAGACGGCTCCCCCGGTGCCGGCTCCGGCCGCAACCGCCTCAGCGGCGCCCTCGTCATCATGCAGTTCGCGCTCACCGTCGTGCTCCTCGCCGGCGCCGGCGCGATGATCCGCAGCCTATTCCTCGCCCAGGAACTCAACGCCTTCGTGCAGCCCGACACGCTGCTCACCGCCCGCGTCCAGCTCCCCGAACGCGAGAGCGAACGCTACGAACAACCCGACGCCCGTCGCCAGTTTGTGGATACCCTCCTGCCCCAGCTTCGCGCTCTGCCCGGCGTCACCGCCGCCGCCGTGACCAACGCCTTCCCCGGCATGGACCACCACCAGCGCGTCATCGAGATCGAGGGCCGCCCCCAACCCGCCGACGCCACCGCCAAGCTCGAGGGCACCATCGTGGTCGCGTCGCCCGACTACCTGCGGGTCATCAACCTGCCGCTGCTGCGCGGGCGCGAGTTCAACGAAACCGACGGGCAACCCGGCAGCGAGGCGACCGTCATCACCCAGTCCTTTGCCCAGCGCCACTGGCCCGACGCCGATCCCATCGGCCAACGTTTCCGCTTCATCGAGCCCCAGGACAATGAGCCCCAACCGTGGATGACCGTCGTGGGCGTCTCCGGCGACCTCGAACAAAACCCCACCAACGCCGACGCCCCGCCCGCCTTCTTCATTTCCTACCGCCAACAACCTTGGGGCTGGGCCGGCCTCATCGTCCGCACCCACACCGATCCCGCCGCGCTCGCCCTGCCCGTGCGCAGCACCGTGCAAGCCATCGACGCCGATCTGCCGCTCTTCCAGGTGCAACCGTTCGTCGTCGGGCTAGATCGCTCCATCTGGTTCCTGCGCGTCTTCGGCACCGTGTTCTCCGTCTTCGCCGCCACCGGCCTGCTCATGGCCGCCGTCGGCATCTACGGCGTCATCGCCCACCAGACCGCCCGCCGCACCCGCGAGATCGGCATCCGTATGGCGCTCGGCGCGACCACCACCAACATCGCCCGCCTCGTGCTCGGCCGCGGACTCGGTCAACTCGCCATCGGCCTCATCGTGGGCCTCGCCGGCGCCTTCGGTGCCACCAAACTCCTCGCCAGCGCCGGCGTGCTCATCGGCACCGGCGCGACCGACCCCGTGCTCTTCGGCGCCGTGACCAGCGTCCTCGTGCTGGTGGGCCTTTCCGCTTGTTGGCTGCCCGCCCGTCGCGCCACCAAGGTCGCCCCGACCGAGGCCCTGCGCACCGAATAA
- a CDS encoding dienelactone hydrolase family protein, producing the protein MLRILRIALLGLTTTALAMATLETKTVRYDLDGTTFESTIVYDAHTAKPLPGILMVPNWMGPTENALEKAKMVAGYGYVVMITDMYGVDVRPTNGGEAAQAAGFVRGDRALMRARAAKGLEVLRGEGHDVGLDREKVAAIGFCFGGGTVLELGRSGADLAAVVSFHGDLVSPTLEADAANTQAKVLVLHGAADPYVPRADVERFTAAMLATEVDWQLVEYSQTVHSFTNPEAAAAGQSEYNPVSAARAFVAMRALLDEIWD; encoded by the coding sequence ATGTTGCGTATCCTCCGAATTGCCCTGCTGGGGCTCACCACGACGGCGCTCGCCATGGCGACGCTCGAGACCAAGACCGTGCGTTACGACCTCGATGGCACGACCTTTGAGAGCACGATCGTTTACGACGCCCACACGGCGAAGCCGTTGCCCGGCATCCTGATGGTGCCCAACTGGATGGGGCCGACGGAGAACGCGCTGGAGAAGGCCAAGATGGTCGCGGGCTACGGCTACGTGGTGATGATCACCGACATGTATGGGGTCGACGTGCGGCCGACCAACGGCGGCGAAGCGGCGCAGGCGGCGGGGTTTGTGCGCGGGGATCGGGCCCTGATGCGGGCGCGGGCGGCCAAGGGCCTCGAAGTGCTGCGCGGGGAGGGGCACGACGTCGGGCTCGATCGCGAAAAGGTGGCGGCGATCGGTTTTTGTTTTGGGGGCGGCACGGTGCTGGAGCTGGGACGCAGCGGGGCGGATCTCGCGGCGGTGGTGTCGTTCCATGGCGACCTGGTGTCGCCGACGCTGGAGGCTGATGCGGCTAACACGCAGGCCAAGGTTCTGGTGTTGCACGGCGCGGCCGACCCGTATGTGCCGCGCGCTGACGTGGAGCGTTTTACGGCCGCGATGCTGGCGACCGAGGTGGATTGGCAGCTGGTGGAATACAGCCAGACGGTGCACTCCTTCACCAATCCTGAGGCGGCGGCAGCCGGGCAGTCGGAGTATAATCCGGTGAGCGCGGCGCGGGCCTTTGTCGCGATGCGGGCGTTGCTGGATGAGATTTGGGACTAA
- a CDS encoding glycoside hydrolase family 43 protein, with translation MSDKPLITHLFTADPSAHVFNGRIYVYPSHDRETDQPTNDNGDQYDMVDYHVFSMDEVGGEVTDHGVALKLEDIAWAKTQLWAPDAAEKDGKYYFYFPARDAEGIFRLGVAVGDKPEGPFVAEPEPIKGSYSIDPASFVDEDGEAYVYFGGIWGGQLQQWSGNQHDPKGEEPTGDVPAIGPRVAKLTPDMKQFAEEVREIQILDENGAPLKASDHDRRYFEGPWMHKYNGRYYLSYSTGDTHYLVYATADNPYGPFTYGGRILEPVIGWTTHHSIVEHNGRWWLFHHDSSLSNGVNHLRCVKVKELFYDEAGNIKPVS, from the coding sequence ATGTCGGATAAGCCCCTCATCACGCACCTGTTCACCGCCGATCCCTCGGCCCACGTTTTCAACGGCCGCATTTACGTGTATCCGTCGCACGACCGGGAGACGGATCAGCCGACGAACGACAACGGTGACCAATACGACATGGTCGACTACCACGTCTTCTCGATGGACGAGGTGGGCGGCGAGGTGACGGATCACGGCGTGGCGTTGAAGCTCGAGGACATTGCCTGGGCGAAGACGCAATTGTGGGCCCCGGATGCGGCGGAGAAGGACGGCAAATACTACTTCTACTTTCCGGCGCGCGATGCGGAGGGAATTTTCCGTCTCGGCGTCGCGGTGGGCGACAAACCCGAGGGGCCGTTCGTGGCCGAGCCCGAGCCGATCAAAGGCAGTTACTCCATCGATCCGGCGTCGTTTGTGGACGAGGACGGCGAAGCTTACGTGTATTTTGGCGGCATCTGGGGCGGTCAGCTGCAGCAATGGTCGGGCAATCAACACGACCCGAAGGGCGAAGAGCCGACCGGTGATGTGCCGGCGATCGGTCCGCGCGTGGCGAAGCTCACGCCCGACATGAAGCAGTTTGCCGAGGAGGTGCGGGAGATTCAGATCCTCGACGAAAACGGCGCACCGTTGAAGGCCAGTGACCACGACCGCCGTTACTTCGAAGGGCCGTGGATGCACAAATACAACGGCCGGTATTACCTCTCTTATTCGACCGGCGACACGCACTACCTGGTGTATGCGACGGCCGACAATCCTTACGGACCGTTCACCTATGGTGGTCGCATCCTCGAGCCGGTGATCGGCTGGACGACGCATCATTCCATCGTCGAGCACAACGGCCGCTGGTGGCTCTTCCACCACGACTCATCGCTGTCGAATGGCGTGAACCACCTGCGCTGCGTGAAGGTGAAGGAGCTGTTCTACGACGAGGCCGGCAACATCAAGCCGGTGAGCTGA